The DNA region GCGTGGAAATGCCTAACACGCGCCTAGTGTCCAAAACTCCGACCTTGGGTAGAGTGTCGCAGGCAATCGGGACCACCGAGTTGACCGGATTTGAGATGATACCAATCATCCGGCGGTGAGGTCGTCGGCGATCTGTTGAACAGATTTATTTGCTGCCTGCTGCCTTGAttgccaaacaaaacaaaaccaaacaagATGCGCGCGTAAATCAGCACAAAACAGAATCGAAAAAGGCCAGCGCTGCCAGGTTGATCTGTCATACAAGGGGCGAGCCGATGCGGTTCAACGTAGTACCCGCGGTTCACAGCTTATGAgtcatattttttggaaaattttgttcggagtgtttagtctttaattagtctatgctacaattttcacaaataattgagtatatttcgaaaatactcaaattatcaaaatatgcaAACGGGCatcagcgaaattttgtatgcttttacacattattagagttttttggaaaatactaaaatattgacaaataaccgtattttttcgaaaatactaaaatttttaaaatgcgcAATatggtttttttaataaaattatttttattaggtctttttcggtgctgggacccccccccttcaaaattggcccgaaaaatcagggggcaaaaaaatatttttacaataaacttcaaaatttcaatgaaaattcaagtgcaaccagctgaaatcaaattaaaatacattcttctgcgtttaaaatcatttttagcatgtttgggtttattaaaaaatcttaagcttttttaaaaaatttcgatgcaaaatctttttttttcgatacaatttttgtttttgtcagatcttagattttttgaaaactaatgattgcaaaacaactgaactagtgtaaaatgcattttaaaacacgtttttcatttaaatgtgaagactatggcttgttatttaaattttaatatttttttattttttttttttttttgcccggtaaaatatttgcatcggccttatgaattcttgttttttttttatttgaaatggttgaattccagatttcttattttttaattttaacattacgtttcgcttttagacggagattttagcaaatttctaagtggatttcgtcatgttgtgataattgggagtagattcaattctacctgaatcagagtggcaacagaattttgattttttttcaataaaccaaaaatttaaaaaaaatattttttatagtgaaaaaacataaaaaatctaaaaagtttcacagtttcaatttttttaaattctgtaattttttgaattttgttattttgatttcaataaaattggtatttttttgaattgttaagcagatgttttaaaaataatgagttgtaatgCTATGTTTAATTAatataacaaatctcaatacactcaacccccggtggttggtcactttttcgtttgacacttttttagtttgtaccccgttggttggtcaaagtcaaactaaaaagtgacgaactgtcactttttacacggcgctcacgcacactatcaaaacacacgtttagtagtgtgtgtgaactccgtgtaaaaggggtgtcaaactaaaacgtgaccccgttcgtttgacaacagttggtgtcaaaccatcggggtttgagtgtacattaaaaaaattatttcaaagtttcgtatgaaaaaaaaatcaataatttttagaagaaacttcttagaaattgatgttttcgcactcaacgaaaaagattgaatttatcaaatttctaacaatattttcctttgtagtttgaaagaaattctatcgttctcaattattttgtttatcaaaattgctatccgcgcgaaattcgcgcctgagcaaaattagccagtaaatccgcgccaaatccgcgcgatacgcgccgtccgtaacaaccctggaaatggttaaattaatcgatttaagaaagattttaaaatgagttatcgtccattatcggcgctaagattatcgccgatagatctatcgaaataacgataacgacagATTATCGTTATAGTCACGACGATAACGgtagaactatcgttatcgaacctcgataattttaacGTTGACAACCTTGTTCCGAAGAAATACActtagaaaaaaagttgttttaaatcgaaaaaaattgtcaattaaatttcaataataattttcaGCTGCAAAATCAACTGCAAAATTTTTATCTGTTTCAAGTGCGCTGTTTTTAAGTTACATGCAACATCATGAAAACGTCGCCCCTGCAAAAACTATTTTCTAAAAgcttaaatataaattttgttttgcgaaGTAAAGGACTGAAATCCATCAAAAccataatattaaaattaaagttaGAGAAACATTCACGATAAGGTAGtcatcaatataaaaaaaaaacattttcgttGGATTTTTAcgaaataatttatttgattatGATTTGAATTTGTTATGCTCATTCTAAATTACTTTACTGCAAAGGATTACGCACTCCTGTTACCTATAAATCGCATTAttatttcttttgttttatcatCATTTTCAATCAACTGTGttttgtgtttcatttttttcttttcttctgttagtTTAAGTCGGTAGCACTACaaattttctgctttttttaaTGCATGTGTTGTGGTTTTTATTCTTCTTTCTTCCGCTGTCGCACGAACaacgaactgtatttttttttaataaattggacaatttttaagcaaaacgAGAACACGGTTTCAGCACGAGAACAAAataaacgtgtgtgtgtgtgtgtttgtgaaagGGGGGGGAAGAAGTCTCTCGTCTCGTCTCGGCTCGCTTACGTCAGCTTCTTGGCCTTCTGGTAGAGCGTGTCCACGACCTTGCCCATGTGCTGTATCGTTTCGAGGGCCGTGTCGTACGTTTTGTCGACGGGGGTTTCCTCGAACACGATCAGCACGCCGATGCCCTGGTCGAGGATGCCGCTGAACTTTTTGTCCAGAATCATCTGCGACAGCTTCTTCTCGACCTGGGCGATCGGCAGGGCGATCTGGGCCGCGATGTACGCGACCTCGACGCGGGCGTACGGCTCGATGATGCGGCACAGGTTCTGCTCGAGCATCGTGTCGTAGAGGGTGCCGAGGTGGGCCTTGACGATGACGTCGTCCTCCAGCTCGTGCTTGTACTGCTTGAGCGCGTCCTGGAAGTCGGCGAGGGAGCGCTTGTGCGAGGCCTGCGCGACCGCCTTCATCGCGTCAATGTCCCGGCCCGAGTAGGTGATTGCCTGTGAAAGATTTGGGTTAGAACTGCGAATTACGCGATTAGGGTTACGCAGCTACTCACCAGCTTCCCGCTGACGATCTGGTTGACGTCGTCGCTCTGGCCGAGCATGATCTTGCACAGCAGCATGTACTTGAGCGCGGTGAGGGCACGGGCGTTCTGGACGCTGTCGAAGCCCTCGAACGCTTCGTAAAAGTAGGAGAAGGCGGTCTTGAAGTCGCGCTCGTCGGCCGCATGCAGAATGCCCGACTGCAGGTCGAGCGTGGCCTGAACCTTCGGCGCGCAGTAAATGGCGTTGGCGGTTGTTCTGGCCGAAGTGAGGGCGGCCCGCGCCTTGGGCAGATTGCTTAGCGCGTGGTAAGTCTTGCTCTCCAGCAGTTGCACCTCGACGAGCAGATTTTTGTCGTCGAGCTTCTTCAGTTCGCGCAGCAGCTGACTTCCCAGGGCCAGCGCTTCGGTGTACATTCCGGTGTCGAAGTAAAGCGCAATTAACCGAGCCTCCAGCGATTGCCGCAGGAAGGTGCGCTTTTCCTGTTTGGCCCACTCGATGCACTCCTTGCACAGCTGGACCTCGATTCCGGTTTCCGCCTCCAAGTCCAGGAACAAATCCACCAACGAACGCACCAACTTGGCGGCTTTGGCCTTGCTCAGGAAGCTCAGAAAGGGACGCGTGACCTTGATCAGATCGGCCAGCTCCTTGGCCTTACCCTCCTTCTTGTACGCTTCGCCCAGCTCCAGAATCCGCTGCTCCTTCTGCCGGATCTGCTCCTCATCATTTTCATCAACCTCCAAGTCCGAGGCCACAATCTTGGACAAGTCCTGGCGGTTCATCTGGTTCAGCGACTGAGCGCGATCGAACATCGTTGCTCCGGCCATCCTTCTACACAGCTGCTTCAACGGAACTTCCGGATCGTAACGTAATTTTCCTCCTTTGTCACGCACGAATCAAACCTGCCAAAAACAAAGATCTTTATTCTCGAACAAACGCCCGTCGTGATTGAGCACTAAAGTTGATCCTCTTGAACGGTGGCGCAGGGTCGGAGGAAGTTGGCGGAAAAGGGAGAAACACGAAGCTTCTGCTCCACAATCGCACAAGTCATCGAGTTGCTACCAACGCAGATATGTCAACAAGGTTACGGAATCGACCGAAATCCGGCCAAATTTCACGCCACCAGCGAAACGCGCACCCAAACCCAACTCCCAACGCGCCAATCTTACCTTTGGCGATAATTTCAGCAAGAACGGACCACTTTTGACGGGGAAATTTACGAGTTCAAGTGCGGCTAAAATTTGCTCCTTGCAGCTTTCGCGTTTCGCTTCCTCTTCTTTTGTGACACCACGGGAATGACTGACAGAACGATGGCGGCGGCGGACCAGTTTGACAGGTGATATTggtagcgacgacgacgacgcgtcgCAAAAGAAATGTCATTCGGATGGTAGCGCACTGCAGATTTGGGCttgagaaatttgaaatgatcgTTAAAAACAtgactggagttttttttgaaaaggttcaataaaccaaattttcaatttttgctttttgggtgttttttaataccccagactcaaggcggttctaaaaacacccgtCGAACGCAGACGCAGAACTTTGCGCGCCAGTCCGCTAGACAATCTTCAGGGGTTGCTTTATTCAGTGGTCGATAACATTTGAGACTACGATGGCAGGCACAAAGTTCTGCGTCTGTGTTCGAAAGATAATCATGTTTTAAGCGGTTTTTTCAGATACTGTTTGGTCAAAAATGTCGATGGTTGTGTACTTGCAGTACGaataaaggctagtatggagatcggaaggaaaggggtcaagaaacagctttacgaacagcagaacaaaggagagggagcgttttcttggggcttttcttcaccctctctggcttgctttcgctgccgctgctgctcatttgatttttttcttgaccgattccttccgatgtgcatacaccgcttaaggctttctaggcacaagtaaaaaaatcaacccaaaaatgacgTACTTcccgtcacagtgtcctgatgcaaacaatagagttattgcgtgtacgtacacgaaaaagattgaggttaaattttgtaccgtccagcaaaacaaatggcgtgcaagtgtgcgtgagagcgggctaaGATAACTTGATGACtgagctcgagctgtcaaagccctgcgaagtatgttggctgacatttcgaacggtcagtcaaaaaaaccagctacaagtcgcctgacaaaaaaaaatgctaacaaGAGATAGGAAGCTTGATGCAAACAAATCTCCAGCTGTAATgtgaacatactttgaatgtgtcgataaatttctgactagaaagccttattggtaaatttaaaaagagagtaaaaatcttttaaatcaaaAGTAAACACACTTTTGATCACGCTTTTGATACTAAAATACATAAAGGAGGGCAGGCTACTGTAAAGCAGAGCGGATTCGTAAATACGAATGGATCTGTATTCGAAATCGAgaattttcgcttaaaaacctggatagaattctttaattctgaaataataaaactctaacattttaagattttaaattaaaaaaaatcaatttaaaattgataccCCTGacacaaggcggtttcaaaaccacccaaaaacaaaaaaactggaaatttggtttattggaccttttttaaaaaaaactccagaagccTAAACGCTTTTTTGcatttcctatgcagatagaaccttttgaaaatttaatctagaaatattttctttcaaaattattagacaggatttttttctgtttgcagAGGTTTGCCATCGAAAACTCTGTACCAAATATACCAACACATCTGTTAGCTCTGAGATCTGACATTGTGACATCCCTACCCTGGGGCGCCCTGTTGACAAACGTCATCCGCAGTGAAgggagagaaggaaaaaaaaggtCCATCAAAAATCGTTCGTGACAGTGCGCGAGCGAAAAGAACCAAGTCGGTCGGATTTCGAGGTTTTGCGTGAAAATTTCCGACCAAATTTGCCCCCAAAGGTTTCGAGAGCTATTTCCGGGGCCTTCCGTGTGCTTCGTTTGCCCGCTTCTTCCCGTTATGTAATGCCCTGTTGaagggtttgttttgatttgagccTTCGAAAGTTCGcagaacggttttttttttatttttctggggAGGATTTTCGCAAGAGGAAAGAGGAATCGGATCTCATCCTCCTCGTCCTCCCCCTTCGATGGAAGTTACGGCAGAGGAAACGGCAGTGGCAGTGGTGGCAACAGAAAATGGGTTGGAATCGACGGCGACCAGCGGCAGCAAAAAGAAGAAGGCGAAAAAGAGAAACAAGTCTAAAAATATCGGCACAAATCTGAGTCCGGAGCAGCAGCCAAATTCAGCCGAAATTGATGTAAATAGGACTAGCACTAGTGGGAAGCGGCTGCAGAATGGTCTTCTGGAGGAGGACGCGACGACGACGCACGAAAACTCAGTAGATAAAGTTAGTGAAAAGCTGGACCAAGCACTGCAATTGAATAGTAATAAGACCAAGAACGGGCTGACCAACGGGACCGTGTCCGGTTGCGAGGAGCACCATCCGGAGGACGGCACGACCACCTCGAACGGTGCCGTGAGCAAGAAACGGCACCGGAACAAGCATAAATCCAAATCCCAACCGCCGGTGGCCGACGTCGCCGTCAGTGGGAACTGCCAAGAATCGTCGCTGCCCCCCGTCGTCGCTGTCCAGCACTGCCCGGCCAAACCGGTAGCGGAGCCCGTGCCGCCAGTCCCCGAGGAACCGCCCAAGCCCGCCATCGATTATCGGGAGTACGAGTCGGAGCTGCAAATGCCCAGCATCATGGCGCTGATCCAGAAGGACCTGTCCGAACCATACTCGATCTACACCTATCGGTACTTTATCCACAACTGGCCCCGGCTGTGCTTTCTGGCGCTGCACGAGGGCCGCTGCGTCGGGGCGATTGTCTGCAAGCTGGACATTCACCGCCAGAATATCCGCCGGGGCTACATTGCGATGCTGGCCGTCGACAAGGACTACCGGAAGCTCAAGATCGGGACGACGCTGGTGCAGAAGGCGATTCAGGTGAGGATGAAACGAACATTTAATCTTTGTTGTCGAACTTGAAAAGTTTGGGGAAATTCCAAACctagaaaaacgttacttaatccatctttaggtggttggtgccattCAGTCAGAATTGCATCATTTCCCCTTAACACGTCAAATTATGCTTTTATGCATTACTCAtttcatatctggagttttttataaaaggtccaataaaccaaatttccagtttttgctttttgggtgtttttgaaaccgccttgagtcagatgtattaaaaaacacccaaaaagcaaaaactgaaaatttggtttattggaccttttcagaaaaaaaaactccagatatcttcaatatttctggttcatcggcaaggtcttttgattacccattagggcgacaataaataaaatcgTCATCAGCGATACCCCCTGAATCGATGCTTTAGGCAAGGAACtgggccaattttgagccaaatcggttaaggtttaaggatCGCTTTATATCGGTgatgttagtaaaaaaatcttttcatagaaaaacgtcttctttaaatcgctaataactcgtgagggttaactcggatcgttttgcggtcttgggcaaagttgtttgttataaaattgttaagagttgttgttcggtaactgggcagtagcccagttaaaatgcagacaaacgtcaaaaaaccaaaacaaaccgaaacggccgaggggttaatgaatacaaaatcatgtttaataaataaaacaaacttttttcaaacttttatttgatttcaaggCAATATCAATAGTAagtattgtaaataaatttgtgaaacttttatttttatatttcatcaggaaaatattatgcatcggtgatcccctcgttattttttgttcagcccagttactgAACAAGTACAGTATAACATTCTTATCTTGTCTTCATGCTATGCGTTTTAAAAATGAACGCATAAAAAATTGATGAATCTTTAGAATATAGGAATatagttgagcagttctctaggatttcggtcattcgttttttttttgtattttttaatccgactgaaacttttttggtgccttcggtatgcccaaagaagccattttgcatcattagtttgtccatataattttccatacaaattcggcagctgtccatacaaaaatgatgtatgaaaattcaaaaatctgtatcttttgaaggaatttttgatcgatttggtgtcttcggcaaagttgtaggtatggatacggactacactggaaaaaataatacacggtaaaaaaaatttggtgatttttttatttaactttttatcactaaaacttgatttacaaaaaaacactatttttaattttttttattttttgatatgttttagaaggcataaaatgccaacttttcagaaatttccaggttgtgcaaaaaatcactgaccgagttatgaattttttaatcaatactgattttttcaaaaaatcgaaattttggtcgtaaaaatttttcaacttcatttttcgatgtaaaatcaaatttgcaatcaaaaagtactttagtgaaattttgataaagtgcaccgttttcaagttaattccatttttaggtgactttttttttgaaaatagtcgcagtttttaattttttcaaattagtgcacatgtttgcccaattttgaaaaaaaatatttttgaaaggcttcgaaaattctctatattttgcttttttgaactttgttgatatgacccttagttcctgagatattgccatgtaaaggtttaaaaacaggaaggttgatgttttctaagtatcacccaaacaacccatgattttctaatgtcgatatctcagcaactaataatccgatttacaatgttaaaatatgaaacattcgtaaattttccgatcttttcgaaaaaaatattttattttaaacctagactaacattttaaaagggcgtaatattgaatgtttgtccattttgaaatgttagtcttgatttaaatttttcgagcaattccagctcaaatcaggattttttctggtacttttgtacccgacccactccgatttcaatgaaactttgtagacatgttatcctaggcctatataagccatttttgtgcatatggagcaaatagtactcgagaataacatttgagaagggcgtaaggtatttaaatattttagtattttgcaatttaaaaattactgtatctcgaagccgttgcgtcgtatcaaaaagtggtcaaagacaaacttgtaggaaattggatgggctttctgaaaaaaatacacgccacatccatgagatttttaagtctaaaacttaaatttgaaggtgatgtcacgattttttttcgttcaaaatttttgaggaaataacctaaaatgttaccaaaagactgacgaaaaatgcaggatggtatgtctctcctaaaaaaatacaaaaatcatttactaaaactgttttttttttttgaaaagtggtctaaacgtcaaattttttaaaaaccgaaagtgggaatcgattccccagataattttacataaaagtctacatattgaccattgtcctatgtccaatccttgggaagatacagcggttttaaaaataaaaatcttgaaaaaacgggatttttggtggtttttggcattttctataagacagacttggtttttcagtctcgtaaatatttttaccggaaagctcgtccaatttcccataagtttgcctttgacagctttttgatttatatcgtttttatatttacgtaatcaaatttactatcctggtttctaccacactgaaaaaaatattctattttcagttataagcgatgtaattaagcttatatctgtaagcctttacatccaattgaaatgctgtcaaaggcaaacttatgggaaagtGGACGAGccttccgttaaaaatatttacgagactgaaaaaccaagtctgtcatatagaaattgtcaaaaaccaccaaaaatcccgttttttcaacatttttatttttaaaaccgctgtatcttcccaaggattggacataggacaatggtcaatacggagacttttatgtaaaattgtctggagaatcgattcccactaccggtttttaaaaattttgacgtttagacctctttaaaaaaaaaaaacagttttagtaaatgatttttgtattttttaggagagacataccatcctgcatttttcgtcagtcttttgataacatcttagggtatttcctcaaaaattttgagcgaaaaaaaatcgtgacatcaccttcaaatttaacttttaaacttaaaaactgaaaaattacataaaagtggcgtgtatttttgttttagtgtatttttatcagaaagcccgtccaatttcctacaagtttgtctttgaccactttttgatacgatgcaacggcttcgagatacagtaatttttaaattgcaaaatactaaaatatttaaataccttacgcccttctcaaatgttattctcgagtactatttgctccatatgcacaaaaatggcttatataggcctaggataacatgtctacaaagtttcattgaaatcggagagggtcgggtacaaaagtatcagaaaaattcctgatttgagctggaattgcactttgaaaaaattgtgttcgaaaagatcggaaaatttcacaaatgttttcatattttaacattgtaaattggaccattagttgctgagatatcgacggtagaaaatggtgggttgtttttgtgagacttagaaaacatcaactttcctgtttttaaatctttacatggcaatatctcaggaactaagggtcgtatcaacaaagttcaaaaaagcaaaacatagagaattttctcagctcttcaaaatttttttttcaaaattgggcaaacatgtgcactaattttaaaaaatgaaaaagtgcgaccattttcaaaaaagttacctaaaaatggccttaacttgaaaacggtgcactttatcaaaatttcactaaagtactttttgattgcaaatttgattttacatcaaaaagtgaatctgaaaaatt from Culex quinquefasciatus strain JHB chromosome 3, VPISU_Cqui_1.0_pri_paternal, whole genome shotgun sequence includes:
- the LOC6049634 gene encoding 26S proteasome non-ATPase regulatory subunit 11, producing the protein MAGATMFDRAQSLNQMNRQDLSKIVASDLEVDENDEEQIRQKEQRILELGEAYKKEGKAKELADLIKVTRPFLSFLSKAKAAKLVRSLVDLFLDLEAETGIEVQLCKECIEWAKQEKRTFLRQSLEARLIALYFDTGMYTEALALGSQLLRELKKLDDKNLLVEVQLLESKTYHALSNLPKARAALTSARTTANAIYCAPKVQATLDLQSGILHAADERDFKTAFSYFYEAFEGFDSVQNARALTALKYMLLCKIMLGQSDDVNQIVSGKLAITYSGRDIDAMKAVAQASHKRSLADFQDALKQYKHELEDDVIVKAHLGTLYDTMLEQNLCRIIEPYARVEVAYIAAQIALPIAQVEKKLSQMILDKKFSGILDQGIGVLIVFEETPVDKTYDTALETIQHMGKVVDTLYQKAKKLT
- the LOC6049633 gene encoding N-alpha-acetyltransferase 30A → MEVTAEETAVAVVATENGLESTATSGSKKKKAKKRNKSKNIGTNLSPEQQPNSAEIDVNRTSTSGKRLQNGLLEEDATTTHENSVDKVSEKLDQALQLNSNKTKNGLTNGTVSGCEEHHPEDGTTTSNGAVSKKRHRNKHKSKSQPPVADVAVSGNCQESSLPPVVAVQHCPAKPVAEPVPPVPEEPPKPAIDYREYESELQMPSIMALIQKDLSEPYSIYTYRYFIHNWPRLCFLALHEGRCVGAIVCKLDIHRQNIRRGYIAMLAVDKDYRKLKIGTTLVQKAIQAMLEDDADEVVLETEITNRPALRLYENLGFVRDKRLFHYYLNGVDALRLKLWFR